The proteins below are encoded in one region of Methanofollis aquaemaris:
- the cobN gene encoding cobaltochelatase subunit CobN — translation MNGETGIGVVGWGSELPLFREAAAALGLSLRAWAVNDLKADPALRAACRKALGDAALVLLHPSGEAWWDEVMEGLGAGTQVVAYGYNDTYWSVSTVSMRVVAALNAYYLYGGAENIKNLLASAANEVLGCEIPVAPLEPTLWEGIYHPDAPEPFTSTADYHAWRPGRHRHTVGLLFSRTAWLTRDLAVVDGMIREFERDCDVIPVFCFGTGDRETGALSSAAVIETYLAGEVDALVEARSFIHAADAAAYEASLTALGLPVIHPLVLYHTTEEAWASSRDGMGSSELGWCVALPEFQGMIEMLPVGVAAAGDDASHVPLPERIGRVADRARAWIALRDKPPAERKVAFILHNKPCASLEGGVGAGAHLDTLESVARVLQAMAGAGYRVEAPVDGEELIKTILSRKALSEFRWTSVAGIVQNGGALDMIELDRYMRWFSSFPETVRREIVEAWGPPPGGKDGVPPAMVYDGKIVVTGVLFGNAVVCVQPKRGCAGSRCDGEVCRILHNPEIPPTHQYLATYRWLEEEFGADAVVHVGTHGNLEFLPGKSVALSESCYPDLVIRRMPHLYIYNADNPPEGTTAKRRACATLVDHAQAAMVESGLYGSLKELERQIDDYRRAEGTDGARAHALTHTIRDLIDECGLAEEIGLPRMEAAGAPFEEIVAAVEDVLTATYDARIPDGMHIFGEMPAGERKAAYIAAIMHHEGHLRDVVLRMMGADLENAGPPLLEEADSSAVALVAALLEGAGSEDAARRALNGRLKDLAVPLDHIAAEVADLSGRIDATDEIGALLRALGGGFVPPGPSGLITRGKPEVLPTGRNFYSLDPYRVPTKAAWRVGSRLADLLLAKYIEDEGAYPENVAMYWMASDIMWADGEQCAQVLALLGCEPVWKEGKVRSFRLLSLEELGRPRIDVTVRVSGILRDNFYTCIELIDDAVRAVAALDEPPEMNYVRKHTLASGSVARIFGSRPGTYGNGVSLAIYASAWEDEADIAEVFLRWNGYAYGRGSFGNLSDDGLSAQLASVDLTFNKTATDEYDLLGCCCYFGTHGGLTAAARSISGHDVPALYGDTRDENRPAVRTLADEVRRVTRTKLLNPKWIEGMRRHGYKGAGDMSRRIGTVYGWEATTQEVDDRIFDEITRTYVLDPEMREFFEKENPWAFEEIGRRLLEAYGRGLWAPSEEIAEGLKAAYLEAEGWMEDAMDSEGEVQGGAIHAMALRDLPGWKERK, via the coding sequence ATGAATGGAGAAACCGGGATCGGGGTGGTGGGATGGGGGAGCGAACTCCCCCTCTTCAGGGAGGCGGCCGCGGCCCTCGGCCTCTCTCTCCGTGCATGGGCCGTGAACGACCTGAAGGCGGACCCCGCCCTGCGGGCCGCATGCAGGAAGGCCCTCGGCGACGCAGCGCTCGTCCTTCTCCATCCGTCCGGCGAGGCATGGTGGGACGAGGTGATGGAGGGCCTGGGTGCCGGGACTCAGGTCGTCGCCTACGGCTACAACGACACCTACTGGAGCGTCTCGACAGTGTCGATGAGAGTCGTCGCCGCGCTGAACGCATATTATCTCTACGGCGGGGCAGAGAACATCAAGAATCTGCTCGCATCTGCGGCAAACGAGGTGCTGGGATGTGAGATCCCTGTTGCCCCGCTCGAACCCACCCTCTGGGAGGGGATCTACCACCCCGACGCACCTGAGCCCTTTACATCCACCGCGGACTATCATGCATGGCGCCCCGGGCGTCACCGGCATACGGTCGGCCTCCTCTTCTCGCGGACCGCCTGGCTCACGAGGGATCTGGCGGTGGTCGACGGGATGATCCGGGAGTTCGAGCGGGACTGCGATGTCATCCCGGTCTTCTGCTTCGGTACCGGCGACCGGGAGACCGGCGCCCTCTCCTCCGCCGCGGTCATCGAGACCTATCTTGCCGGTGAAGTCGACGCCCTCGTCGAGGCGAGGTCTTTCATCCATGCCGCGGACGCCGCGGCCTATGAGGCGTCGCTGACCGCGCTCGGCCTCCCGGTCATCCATCCTCTCGTCCTCTATCACACCACCGAAGAGGCATGGGCCTCGTCGCGCGACGGGATGGGGAGCAGCGAGTTGGGGTGGTGCGTCGCCCTCCCTGAGTTCCAGGGGATGATCGAGATGCTCCCGGTGGGTGTCGCTGCTGCGGGTGACGACGCCTCTCATGTTCCTCTTCCTGAGAGGATCGGGAGGGTGGCCGACCGTGCCAGGGCCTGGATCGCCCTCCGGGATAAACCGCCAGCAGAGAGGAAGGTGGCGTTCATCCTCCACAACAAACCCTGCGCCTCGCTGGAAGGCGGCGTCGGCGCCGGCGCACACCTCGACACGCTGGAGAGCGTGGCACGCGTTCTCCAGGCGATGGCCGGTGCCGGGTACCGGGTGGAGGCTCCCGTTGACGGTGAGGAATTGATCAAAACCATCCTCTCCAGAAAGGCGTTGTCAGAGTTCAGGTGGACCTCGGTCGCCGGGATCGTGCAGAACGGCGGCGCCCTGGATATGATCGAATTAGATCGCTATATGCGCTGGTTCTCCTCCTTCCCTGAGACTGTCAGGCGGGAGATCGTCGAGGCATGGGGGCCGCCCCCCGGTGGAAAAGATGGTGTCCCGCCAGCGATGGTCTACGATGGAAAGATCGTCGTCACCGGCGTGCTCTTCGGGAACGCCGTCGTCTGTGTCCAGCCAAAGCGCGGGTGTGCCGGGAGTCGGTGCGACGGCGAGGTCTGCCGGATCCTCCACAACCCCGAGATCCCGCCGACCCACCAGTACCTCGCCACCTACCGCTGGCTCGAGGAAGAGTTCGGCGCCGACGCCGTCGTCCATGTCGGCACCCACGGGAACCTTGAGTTCCTGCCCGGCAAGAGCGTCGCCCTCTCGGAGTCGTGCTATCCCGACCTTGTGATCCGGCGGATGCCGCACCTCTACATCTACAATGCCGACAACCCCCCGGAGGGCACGACCGCAAAACGGCGGGCATGCGCCACCCTCGTCGACCACGCCCAGGCGGCGATGGTGGAGAGCGGGCTGTACGGGTCGCTCAAAGAACTCGAACGGCAGATCGACGACTACCGCCGCGCCGAAGGTACGGACGGGGCGCGGGCGCACGCGCTGACGCACACGATCCGCGACCTCATCGACGAGTGCGGGCTCGCCGAAGAGATAGGGCTTCCCCGCATGGAGGCGGCGGGTGCGCCCTTCGAGGAGATCGTCGCCGCGGTCGAGGACGTCCTCACCGCGACCTACGATGCCCGGATCCCGGACGGGATGCACATCTTCGGGGAGATGCCCGCGGGAGAGAGGAAGGCGGCATACATTGCGGCCATCATGCACCATGAGGGTCATCTCAGGGATGTCGTCCTGAGGATGATGGGCGCTGATCTCGAAAATGCCGGTCCCCCCCTCCTTGAGGAGGCGGACTCCTCTGCTGTGGCACTCGTCGCCGCGCTCCTTGAGGGGGCCGGGTCAGAGGATGCGGCCCGCCGTGCCCTTAACGGGCGTCTGAAGGATCTCGCTGTCCCCCTCGATCACATTGCGGCCGAGGTTGCCGACCTCTCCGGACGGATCGACGCCACCGATGAGATCGGGGCGCTCCTCCGGGCACTCGGCGGGGGGTTCGTCCCGCCCGGCCCCTCGGGCCTGATCACGCGGGGCAAACCCGAGGTACTCCCGACAGGGCGGAACTTCTACTCCCTCGATCCGTACCGCGTGCCCACGAAGGCGGCGTGGCGGGTCGGGAGCCGTCTCGCCGATCTGCTCCTTGCGAAGTACATCGAGGACGAGGGGGCGTACCCAGAGAACGTGGCGATGTACTGGATGGCCTCTGACATCATGTGGGCCGACGGGGAGCAGTGCGCCCAGGTGCTTGCTCTGCTCGGCTGCGAACCGGTCTGGAAGGAGGGGAAGGTGCGGTCGTTCCGTCTGCTCTCTCTCGAAGAACTCGGCCGTCCACGGATCGACGTCACCGTCAGGGTGAGCGGCATCCTGCGCGACAACTTCTACACCTGTATCGAGTTGATCGACGACGCCGTCCGCGCCGTCGCCGCGCTCGACGAACCGCCGGAGATGAACTATGTCAGGAAGCACACCCTTGCGTCCGGGAGCGTCGCCCGGATCTTCGGGAGTCGGCCGGGGACGTACGGGAACGGCGTTTCCCTCGCGATCTATGCCTCGGCATGGGAGGACGAGGCAGACATCGCCGAGGTCTTTCTCAGGTGGAACGGCTATGCGTACGGCCGGGGCAGTTTCGGGAATCTCTCGGATGACGGGCTCTCGGCGCAGCTGGCGTCGGTCGACCTCACCTTCAACAAGACCGCCACCGACGAATACGATCTCCTTGGCTGCTGCTGTTATTTCGGGACGCATGGCGGCCTGACCGCGGCGGCGCGGAGCATCAGCGGCCATGACGTCCCGGCACTGTACGGCGACACCCGCGACGAGAACCGCCCGGCGGTCAGGACTCTCGCCGACGAGGTGCGGCGGGTGACGCGCACCAAACTGCTCAACCCGAAGTGGATCGAGGGGATGCGCCGCCACGGCTACAAGGGTGCGGGC
- a CDS encoding cobalt-precorrin-7 (C(5))-methyltransferase, whose amino-acid sequence MKVVGVGCGPGMLTDEAARVIGDAALIYGSARAIDLARSEIRDRCEVHEITDYKALRSLPDDAVVLSTGDPMLAGLGYLGGEVVPGVSSMQVAFARLGLSLVKAAVVTAHGKDHAAAIREAAEEIGRGKVVFLIADPEFSVKALAAALPGETGLAVCEDLGYPEERVAVGTAAEPPVPVSGLFVVVVGC is encoded by the coding sequence ATGAAGGTCGTCGGCGTGGGTTGCGGTCCAGGCATGCTCACCGACGAGGCGGCGCGCGTGATCGGGGACGCGGCTCTGATCTATGGTTCGGCGAGGGCGATCGACCTCGCGAGGTCGGAGATCCGGGACAGGTGCGAGGTGCACGAGATCACCGACTACAAAGCCCTCCGCTCCCTGCCTGACGACGCCGTCGTCCTCTCGACCGGCGATCCCATGCTCGCGGGCCTGGGCTACCTGGGCGGCGAGGTGGTGCCGGGCGTCTCCTCGATGCAGGTCGCCTTCGCCCGCCTCGGCCTCTCCCTCGTGAAGGCGGCGGTGGTCACCGCTCATGGCAAGGACCACGCGGCGGCAATCAGGGAGGCGGCAGAGGAGATCGGCCGCGGCAAGGTTGTCTTCCTCATCGCCGATCCGGAGTTTTCGGTCAAGGCTCTCGCGGCGGCCCTGCCCGGTGAGACCGGGCTTGCCGTCTGCGAGGATCTCGGCTATCCGGAGGAGCGGGTCGCCGTCGGGACTGCGGCCGAACCGCCGGTGCCGGTGTCAGGGCTCTTTGTAGTGGTCGTCGGGTGCTGA